One Paenibacillus thermoaerophilus genomic window carries:
- a CDS encoding aldo/keto reductase, whose amino-acid sequence MERRAFGKTDMQVSVLGFGGAEIGFDGVSLPVVERLLGSALDAGLNVIDTAECYGDSEELIGKAVGHRRSDYYLFTKCGHASGFGLPDWSPELLAQSIDRSLKRLNTDYVDLIQLHSCSEDMLREGTVIDVLQRAKEAGKARYIGYSGDGDAALYAVQCGAFDSLQTSLNIADQEPIDLTLPEAVRRGMGVIAKRPIANAAWRTGSRPDNPYHQPYWDRLQELNYDFLQRGLPESIETALRFTLSQPGVCTMIVGTSNPERWLQNAAYANKGPLPEEQIASIRAVWKQASAGKNWRGLT is encoded by the coding sequence ATGGAACGAAGAGCTTTCGGCAAGACGGACATGCAGGTCAGCGTCCTCGGCTTCGGCGGCGCGGAGATCGGGTTTGACGGGGTGTCGTTGCCCGTGGTCGAGCGGCTTCTCGGCAGCGCCTTGGACGCGGGGTTAAACGTCATCGACACGGCCGAATGCTACGGGGACAGCGAGGAGCTCATCGGCAAAGCGGTGGGCCACCGCAGAAGCGACTACTATTTGTTTACCAAATGCGGCCATGCCTCCGGATTCGGCTTGCCCGACTGGAGCCCGGAACTGCTTGCGCAAAGCATCGACCGCAGTTTGAAGCGGCTGAACACGGATTATGTCGATCTGATCCAGCTGCACAGCTGTTCGGAGGATATGCTTCGCGAGGGGACGGTCATCGATGTTCTGCAGCGGGCGAAGGAAGCGGGGAAAGCCCGCTACATCGGTTACAGCGGCGACGGCGACGCCGCGTTGTACGCCGTTCAATGCGGGGCGTTTGATTCGCTGCAAACGTCGCTGAATATCGCCGATCAGGAGCCGATCGACCTCACGCTTCCGGAGGCCGTCAGGAGGGGGATGGGAGTTATCGCCAAGCGTCCGATCGCGAATGCGGCTTGGCGGACGGGGTCAAGACCCGACAATCCTTACCACCAGCCGTATTGGGATCGCTTGCAGGAATTGAATTATGACTTCTTGCAGCGCGGCCTCCCGGAGTCGATAGAGACCGCCTTGCGATTCACGCTCAGCCAACCCGGCGTATGCACGATGATCGTCGGAACCTCCAATCCCGAGAGATGGCTGCAGAATGCGGCATATGCGAACAAAGGACCGCTTCCGGAGGAACAGATCGCCTCGATTCGAGCGGTCTGGAAACAAGCGTCCGCAGGGAAAAACTGGAGAGGGCTTACCTGA